From the genome of Solea senegalensis isolate Sse05_10M linkage group LG21, IFAPA_SoseM_1, whole genome shotgun sequence:
ACGACGTCAGACTTTTGCAGAGCGTGAGGAGGACAGTGTTCCTCCGCTGGGTTTGGGCGATAAACTAGTGCTTCAGAGAATGatactaaataaaatgttatatcaTAAAGGAACTTCAAACAACTATTTGGGGCACAGTATTTATTTGACATGCGCATTTAACATGTGTGGAATGCTACACTATAGTTCAAATAATCTATACAATGTGAATTTGTAGATGCGCAGGGATCTCACACAGAGGTATCGTAAAGCGGCTTCCGGTCTCTCCGGTCCTTTCCCTCTGCTAAAAGGTAACGTGGTCACTGTTGCTGCAATTAGCCGAtcttttaaatgcatttgttttgtctttctacCTCTTTCTACGctcataaaatgtaatgtgtcGTTTTGTCTTGTGGTATACATCAAGTGAATGAAGTGAATGTCCATATGAAGCACAGAAATTAACAGAAAAATGTTATGAACGCGTCGCCCCGGCTAGGCCTCGTTGTACTTAGCTGCGGAGCTAATGTTAGAGACTCGGATTGTAATGAACAACTGAAAGCTTTctctatttaattaaaaaatgttgttttctgtataATAGCAGTAATGTCTCCCCGCCTTTGGGGGTTATGAAATTGATACTCAGTGAACACGCTACATTCTAGCTTCCACGAACATGGTCAGCCAGCGTCTGTAAGCTGTCAGGTAAAGTTTCACTAACACATGGTCCTGTGTTGTTCAGGTTCATCATGTCGGCCCATCTGCAGTGGATGGTCATCAGGAACTgctccagcttcctcctcaAGAGGAACGGACAGACctacagcactgtgagtgacCGGAGTGAAAGACTTAACTGTGACTGAGCTACAACCTCACTCATACCAGGCTACGAGTTTCTCTTTAACAAGATGGTTAAACTCGTTGTGGATCGATCTACTATTAATTTCTATTATAAATAATTTGATGTGTAATCTGTCCTAAATAGAATATGTTGGGTCTAAAGTAGATGCTAATACCGCTCAATACTTATGTACAAACTAAGAAcagttgggaaaaaaaacatttaaaaaaaaaaaatgttatttaaatcttttttttttcctggcagtCAGGTAATTGACTGAATATTTGCAGACCGTTAGTAAACTATTCTATTAATGTAATGATCTAACATAATGGATGTGTCCAAAATTAGTTTGAGGAAGTCTAATACAGAATTAGTGTTGGCCACAATTCTTCATTTGTTAATCTCATAGTTGTTAAGTTACACTGTATGGTATGTCAGTTTCTGCGTGCATATGGTCTGCGAAATGTTTAGGGTACTTAATCTGAAAGAATGTTCCTGAGCCCTGTTTTCACCAagtgtttcagttcagttgtaTGCTGTTGATTGTCAAAAATTATTAACACTTATGATCCATTTTTGGCACCATTGTGTTGGGGTTCAAAACAGTCCATATCTAGAAGGGTGGAGGGAGACAGCTTGTACAACATGCCTTTATGATTCCAGTTCACTGTTGAACCTGACCACTATGTATGATGTATGCATGAATATATAAGCACTAGGTGTTAATCGGTGAATTGAAGTGTCTCTACCTCAGTCCCTCAGTGGGAGTAAAAGGCCCTTTCACCTTGTTTGTACTGGTACTTTTCTGGTTTATATACTGGGTTTTTAACTTGTGATGCATGTGCAGAGCACCCAGGTCAAATTAAGTCAGACTCTGGTCCAAATGACAGTGTTAATTGTCATGGTCTTGTGTGTTATTGTCAGGCTATACTCTGTCACCCTGGTACAATATAATGCTCTTTGTGTAGCTAAATCAGCCATCACCATTCCAGTCCCATACCCTCCAAAGTGAAAATGCTAGACAGATGTACTCTGGTGAACTGTCAtgcttggtggaaacacaccttTTTGCTATGTAGTTTGTTGAGGGATAAAACATAGACATAACAAACCTCACCCTGTAGCTGGTGTTGAAGTTGTCATTTATTGTCAACTGTGATGGCACGGGTTCAGAAGGATTGATCAGTTTTATGCAATTGTATGACAGGAGCCCAACAACCTGAAATCCAGGAACTCTTTCCGTTTTAATGGTTTGGTGCACAAGAAGACTGTAGGAGTGCAGCCAGCTGCAGATGGCAAAGGTGTTGTCGTCGTGCTGAAGAAGCGTAGAGGTAAGTACTTGAATGTTGTTATATTGACACTGTGATAACCTACCTTCATTACCTGATGTTAACAAATGGTCTTTTAATCTTTTGAGCTGTCTAAATATAATTGCTGTCAAATAATGAGCAGATGTATAAAGTCTACTCAAGACCTCACTTAAAAGTGCTTATAAATTACACCTGTTAAAATCGAAAAGCAGCAAAATTCGAAATGTCCCTACTATAGTAATGTGATAATTAAGGGAAGTTGCCTCACTTCTGACCTGATGTGAAAAAGCTGTGAGAATTGGCAAAAAATACTGatcatatttaacaaaaaaagtgaatttgagTGAGATGTACTGCCTTCCAAGTGATTCACAGCACAGGGAAACTGAATTTGAGTTTCCACAAGCAGGAATATAGTTGTCTGTCCAAAAGATGATTTTTGGTGAATATTCTATCTGAGCTGGACAAGATATGATTGTGTGCCATTGAAAATATGTTCCAGATAATCTCAGTAACCGTAGTGTGAGGTCGATagttatttttgtaacattgttTCCAGTGAAATTACATTGGAATGACTGTTTTTCTACACAGGCCAGCACAAGCCTGCTGGTTCGTATGAGAAGATCACCATCAATAAGAACTCCCGTGCCACTCTCAACAGCCTGAGGCACATTATTCGCAAGAACAACTACAGGAGGGACCTGCGCATGGTGAACTTTCTAAAGACTAATGACAGAATCTTACATTTGGTCAACACAGTGGTTTTAATTGTTGGTATTTGTTAAACAACCTAAACTGAGTGTGAATTCCTCTCCCCAGGCCGCCCTGCGTCGTGCCAGTGCCATTCTGAAAAGCCAGAAGCCTGTTGTGGTCAAGAAGAAGCGTACCAGGGCTGCAAAGACAGCATAAACTGATACACatgataaatcaataaatgtttttgttgagaaaaaaacatgatgttgtCCTGGGTCTTGATTTGTTGTATGAAATGCTGTACATTTTTGTCCCAATAGCTAATAATGCAGAAGATAAGCAGAGTACTGTGGAATAAAACTAGATGTGTCAAGTATTGCTTGTtgacttataataataatataagtcagtttaaatgttttccacTAAGCAGATCAGTAATTTAACACCAAAGTTGGCAGAACCGTTCTGCTTGTGATGTCTTGTGTCGTATCTTGAAAAGCCTAACAAACTATTCAAGAcccaatttccccttggggataaataaagttaactaTCTaagaattgattttaaaaaatggtcTAATTCTACATCAACAGAGTTGCTTCTGTTATTCCTTAGTGGAAATTGATTTTGCAACTGCAATCACCATAATAAACATCACAACACTTCTAAATATACATTGCACCTCGGTCCAGGCCAGCTGGACACCCGAGTTATTGTATggcaaaaaacaacagcatgtggggcgaaaaaaaacaaacattttgagacttttttttgggGCAGCAGTCACGCACATATTAGGAAACACTGAGCTCACCCTCCAGACCTGTGGTAACACAGTGACATGCATGAAACTACCAGTGACTGACATAACAGTGGAATGATTTCAGAGTCATTCGCCGAACTCACGACAGTTCACTGTCCTGGCTCCCGAATGGTAGCACGAGCTCCCCATCGTCATCCGGCCAGCAGAAAGGCCCCACATCATCtcccgccgactaaaaacacatctcttttgACTCTCCCTCGACTAAGATGAcgatgacacacaaaaaagcactTGTACATCGTGCTTATAAATAGCACTTTGTattttggcttacttgaagcacatACTTCTCGCTCTTGCTTGTACCCCGATGTTGAAATGCACTATGTCGCTTGTAAACATTTAGATGACATTCCTGCATGAAgcaaacatcacagcacagcaaaCACCTTGTTTTTAGGATTATATACAATTACAGCATATAGTTGTCATGTGAAGTAGGCTAGATTATGTGAAAGCTGTTGTGGTCACTGTGCTCGCTGATGTGGAAACATTTCATGGATTTTATGGCAGCTTTCCATTCACAGCTTTGGAAGGGAACAACCCTCTGTTACCTCCCCTGGAGTTTAAGCCGATAAAACATCCTGCACCGATCAATTCATCGCTTTCACATGGGATTGAGAAACGCTTTAGAGAAGGACAAGCACGTTGTAGGTGAAGATGACACAGAGGCTGTGTTGTGTGCTGCGGTCACCATGAGGCGAGTCAGGCCGGTGGTTTTCTTGGTCCCGTTCACTCTGCTGGTCCTGAAGGGCGGATGCTTTGAACTGCAAGATACGATCCATGAACTCATAGAGGAGAACATCCACCTCCATGATCAGCTGGAGAACCTGACCCAGGCCATCAGAGAACTTAAACGCATGTTCTACCATCACTCCAGTGGTACTTTACTGTTTGTTATCTTTCATTATTATACAAAAGTGTTAAAAGGAGAGTAGGAGTTATCAGTAAAATTCTTGTGAGGTTAAGTGTAagtttttgtgatatttaattaatctttattgtttttttatttattgcactATTAATTCTCTTTTGTGTCttgtaaaataattatacagaGAATTGTTATTGATATTCACATTAATTAATAGTAGTAAATCATTTAAGAATAAATGATTGATTCTGCCTGGAATGTGCAGCTTCACTGTTTGTGACAACATACGCATCTTCTCCTAGTTAATGGAAATGTTAGAATTGGAAATTCTTTGAGGGGTTTTGTAAaaccatatttttttgttaacacaaaacaatgaaaatgaaatgacttgAGATTATTTTACctaacactcacacatgcatgtacaagtttaaaacacacacaggcttaaAATATTTGACTCCCAAGGTCAAAACGTATTTGCTTTTTTCATCCATTGTAAattctttcatttcctgtttgagtCCAGCCCAGTTTTCTCTTAATCCTtttcctgctgctttttattcctTCATATTCTCTCAGAATGCACCGCTTTATCAACTGAACTTTCTCTCCTCAGTTATTTCACCTCACTCCACAGGACTCGATGAATTATCTATAATGATGATTTGTCATGCTTTTGTTTGCACGGTGACAGAAAGCCAATAACACTGCTATCCTGTCGTTTTTAATAAAGATCCAAGTCATCACGGGCACCACGACGAGGACGTTCAGCATCTGTGGGACGAATGGTCACATCACGGTGCGTGTCTGTGCCTTGCTGTCAAACACTTGAGTGAATCCAGAGTGGTCTGACTCCAGTTGTGAAAAGCTTCCGGCAGATAAAAAGCATGGAGTGGACACGTTGCTGCAGAGGCTGCACCATTAGTGGGGCATTGACTTTTATTGCCACGTGGGCTGTGTTTAGACATAACAGGTCATGTTAGCACCAGAGGGataatgaaatgatttgttaaTCAACTCTAACCCTCAGATGAACCTTTATTATAAGTTGCTGAGTGGATAATCAAGACAAAGTTGCTTTAAAACAGTCCTGTATGAActgatgtgactgtgtgtgtgttgtttctttgttcctgGAAGGCATCAGTGCAGACACCCATCTCCTTTTGGAAAATGTCTTCTGTGGACATGAGCTGCACGGCTCAgctgctccctccctccatgAAGAAATGACCGTCTTGCTGCTGATGTTCACCTGTCTTGTCCTGCTGCTGATCAGCTGTGTGTTGGAGACATGGACCTAGTGTCCACTGAGGACTGAGGTTGTCATGGCCAGCGGATATGTGCAAACTACACTATAATTTAGAGGtgctatatgtaagaaatgtattatatgtaatgtaatgtattatatttaaagTCCAGTGTAAAACATTGTATTaattgttggggtttttttcattaccccagaatcagcgttttattatatttatataggaGAGCCGGGTCAGCTCCAACGAGGCCGTCATTTTGTACCACCatgttttaacaaacaaactcacacactcattccaccaagtgaggtgaaggatattcagctgcaacacagaaaaaca
Proteins encoded in this window:
- the rpl28 gene encoding 60S ribosomal protein L28, producing MSAHLQWMVIRNCSSFLLKRNGQTYSTEPNNLKSRNSFRFNGLVHKKTVGVQPAADGKGVVVVLKKRRGQHKPAGSYEKITINKNSRATLNSLRHIIRKNNYRRDLRMAALRRASAILKSQKPVVVKKKRTRAAKTA